One stretch of Clavibacter michiganensis DNA includes these proteins:
- a CDS encoding YdeI/OmpD-associated family protein, with product MPAAAHELLTVPDRAAWRAWLDAHEETSDGVWLVLAKKGTTDPTSLTYAEALDEALCSGWIDGQTASIDERVFRRRFTPRRKASLWSERNIGLVATLTAEGRMRPAGIREVERAQADGRWERAYAGQASAAEPEDLLAALAASPAAAETFATLSKVNRYAVIHRVTTAPNATVRANRLAKLVAMLERGEAPHPQ from the coding sequence ATGCCCGCCGCCGCGCACGAGCTCTTGACCGTCCCCGACCGCGCCGCCTGGCGCGCCTGGCTCGACGCGCACGAGGAGACGAGCGACGGCGTGTGGCTGGTGCTCGCGAAGAAGGGCACCACGGATCCGACCTCGCTCACCTACGCCGAGGCCCTCGACGAGGCGCTGTGCAGCGGGTGGATCGACGGGCAGACCGCGAGCATCGACGAGCGGGTCTTCCGGCGCCGCTTCACCCCGCGGCGGAAGGCGTCGCTGTGGTCGGAGCGCAACATCGGGCTCGTCGCGACGCTCACCGCGGAGGGCCGGATGCGGCCGGCCGGGATCCGCGAGGTCGAGCGCGCGCAGGCCGACGGCCGGTGGGAGCGCGCCTACGCGGGCCAGGCGTCGGCGGCCGAGCCGGAGGACCTGCTGGCCGCGCTCGCCGCGTCGCCCGCGGCCGCGGAGACCTTCGCGACGCTGTCCAAGGTCAACCGCTACGCCGTGATCCATCGGGTGACGACGGCGCCGAACGCGACCGTCCGCGCGAACCGGCTCGCGAAGCTCGTCGCGATGCTCGAGCGCGGGGAGGCGCCGCACCCGCAGTGA
- a CDS encoding GNAT family N-acetyltransferase, giving the protein MTWTDAGDPQRYGAGILQGERIRLRALEDADLPDLVRWWRDPEWAVLQQLTVRPRPEGDLTELFRKWSSSEPAGDVGFCVTDRISGRLVGHVTLFGAKLLTRAATLTVMIGSEHTGSGYGTDAVRTLVDYGFREMGLNRIQLHVFAFNARARATYRKVGFVEEGVLRETVFHDGAFHDEVVMSVLARDRLAARS; this is encoded by the coding sequence ATGACATGGACGGACGCGGGAGACCCGCAGCGGTACGGCGCGGGGATCCTGCAGGGCGAGCGGATCCGGCTGCGGGCGCTCGAGGACGCCGACCTCCCCGACCTCGTGCGCTGGTGGCGGGATCCGGAGTGGGCGGTGCTCCAGCAGCTCACGGTGCGCCCGCGGCCCGAGGGCGATCTGACGGAGCTGTTCCGGAAGTGGAGCAGCAGCGAACCGGCGGGCGACGTCGGCTTCTGCGTCACCGACCGGATCTCCGGCCGACTCGTCGGCCACGTGACTCTCTTCGGAGCCAAGCTCCTGACCCGCGCGGCGACGCTCACCGTGATGATCGGATCCGAGCACACGGGCTCCGGCTACGGCACCGACGCCGTCCGCACCCTCGTCGACTACGGCTTCCGCGAGATGGGGCTGAACCGGATCCAGCTGCACGTGTTCGCGTTCAACGCCCGGGCCCGCGCCACCTACCGGAAGGTCGGCTTCGTCGAGGAGGGCGTGCTCCGCGAGACGGTCTTCCACGACGGCGCGTTCCACGACGAGGTCGTCATGTCGGTGCTGGCGCGCGACCGGCTCGCCGCCCGCTCCTGA
- a CDS encoding DMT family transporter → MAWLLLAIAIVTEVAATISLKLATDGRKRWYAVVAVGYVTAFSMLAGALSLGLPIGVAYGIWAATGVALTAILGRVLFRDPLTRTMLAGIALIIGGVLLIELGH, encoded by the coding sequence ATGGCCTGGCTGCTGCTCGCGATCGCCATCGTCACCGAGGTCGCCGCGACCATCTCCCTCAAGCTCGCGACCGACGGCCGGAAGCGCTGGTACGCGGTGGTCGCGGTCGGCTACGTGACCGCGTTCTCGATGCTCGCCGGCGCGCTCTCGCTCGGCCTCCCCATCGGCGTCGCCTACGGGATCTGGGCTGCCACCGGTGTGGCCCTCACGGCGATCCTCGGCCGCGTGCTCTTCCGGGACCCGCTGACGCGCACGATGCTCGCGGGCATCGCCCTCATCATCGGCGGCGTGCTGCTCATCGAGCTCGGGCACTGA
- a CDS encoding DMT family transporter, which produces MRWLLLGAAIVSEVVASLALQAAVEVPGWYALVVAGYLTAFWFLTRVLKAGMAVGVAYGIWGASGVALTAIGATVLFGQPLTGLMILGLVLIVGGVLLVELGSQRAHATRAAAAASATAAEAAAPAHVTPTGEAR; this is translated from the coding sequence GTGAGGTGGCTCCTCCTCGGCGCCGCCATCGTCTCCGAGGTGGTCGCCTCGCTCGCCCTGCAGGCCGCCGTCGAGGTGCCCGGCTGGTACGCGCTCGTCGTCGCCGGCTACCTCACCGCGTTCTGGTTCCTCACCCGCGTGCTCAAGGCGGGCATGGCCGTGGGCGTCGCCTACGGGATCTGGGGCGCGTCCGGCGTCGCGCTCACCGCGATCGGCGCGACGGTGCTGTTCGGGCAGCCGCTGACCGGCCTCATGATCCTCGGCCTCGTGCTCATCGTCGGGGGCGTCCTGCTCGTCGAGCTCGGCTCGCAGCGCGCGCACGCGACCCGCGCGGCCGCCGCCGCCAGCGCGACCGCCGCCGAGGCAGCCGCGCCCGCCCACGTGACCCCGACCGGCGAGGCCCGCTGA
- a CDS encoding HAD-IA family hydrolase produces MSSPVTLTARALLLDMDGTLVDSTALVEEIWTMLAVRFGHDPADLLRRIHGVRAADSIARFAPAGSDVPALLAELDRLELDGSPATVEIPGARELVAGLPAGSHALVTSAGRELARARLTGAGVRVPDLLVTAEDVANGKPHPDGYLLAAERLGVDPADAIVYEDAEAGIRAGLAAGMRVVVVGDHASDTTVGLPRVRDHRGTTVEVRDGILTLTLPGA; encoded by the coding sequence ATGTCCTCCCCCGTCACGCTCACCGCCCGCGCGCTCCTCCTCGACATGGACGGGACGCTCGTCGACTCGACCGCGCTCGTCGAGGAGATCTGGACGATGCTCGCCGTGCGCTTCGGCCACGACCCGGCCGACCTCCTGCGGCGGATCCACGGCGTGCGCGCCGCCGACAGCATCGCCCGGTTCGCGCCCGCCGGCAGCGACGTGCCCGCCCTCCTCGCCGAGCTCGACCGCCTCGAGCTCGACGGGAGCCCGGCGACCGTCGAGATCCCCGGCGCCCGCGAGCTCGTGGCCGGGCTGCCGGCCGGATCCCACGCCCTCGTCACGAGCGCCGGCCGCGAGCTCGCGCGCGCCCGCCTCACCGGCGCCGGCGTCCGCGTGCCCGACCTGCTCGTCACCGCCGAGGACGTGGCCAACGGCAAGCCGCATCCCGACGGCTACCTGCTCGCAGCGGAGCGCCTGGGTGTCGACCCCGCGGACGCGATCGTCTACGAGGACGCCGAGGCGGGGATCCGCGCGGGCCTCGCCGCGGGCATGCGCGTGGTCGTCGTCGGCGACCACGCGAGCGACACGACCGTCGGCCTCCCCCGCGTGCGCGACCACCGCGGCACGACGGTAGAGGTCCGCGACGGGATCCTGACGCTCACGCTGCCGGGCGCCTGA
- a CDS encoding glycosyltransferase, producing the protein MPLPLRILFSFARGQGHLNPLLPFARAARARGHETALAGPRENVAGRADFAPLFPSDTGAARTERGTGRLVVADPRRPYARVEEVFLGEAARTVARSVDDAIADWAPSLVVCDEFDFGAMVAAERAGVPVVVVEVTASAYAGWRPSVAHALDALRAEAGLAPDPGLAMLAGDLLVVPFPESVAGAGQGAASGAEPAPRSVLRVRPEAPETGDDHPAVRWLAAGDEPWRVYATLGTQFNTRSGDLLHRILDGLATTEARVLATVGPCVDPAAFPGATPRRRLEDYVPQGAVLDRVDVVITHGGSGTVAGALAAGVPLVVLPMGADQRLNGERIAQLGVGRMLDAATATPQEIADAVRGIRDEPSFADAAGRIRDQIAALPPAAEALPAFEALLGR; encoded by the coding sequence ATGCCCCTTCCGCTCCGGATCCTGTTCTCCTTCGCGCGCGGTCAGGGCCACCTGAACCCCCTGCTGCCCTTCGCCCGCGCCGCACGCGCGCGGGGTCACGAGACGGCCCTCGCCGGGCCGCGCGAGAACGTGGCGGGGCGGGCGGACTTCGCGCCCCTGTTCCCGAGCGACACCGGGGCGGCGCGCACCGAGCGGGGCACCGGCCGCCTCGTGGTCGCGGATCCGCGGCGGCCGTACGCGCGGGTGGAGGAGGTGTTCCTGGGCGAGGCGGCGCGGACGGTCGCGCGGAGCGTGGACGATGCCATCGCCGACTGGGCCCCGTCCCTCGTCGTCTGCGACGAGTTCGACTTCGGCGCGATGGTGGCCGCGGAGCGCGCGGGGGTGCCGGTCGTCGTGGTGGAGGTGACCGCCTCGGCGTACGCGGGCTGGCGGCCGTCGGTGGCGCACGCGCTGGATGCGCTGCGGGCCGAGGCGGGGCTCGCGCCGGATCCCGGGCTCGCCATGCTCGCGGGCGACCTCCTCGTCGTGCCGTTCCCGGAGTCCGTGGCCGGTGCGGGGCAGGGCGCGGCGTCCGGCGCCGAGCCGGCGCCCCGATCCGTGCTGCGGGTGCGACCGGAGGCCCCCGAGACGGGAGACGACCACCCCGCCGTGCGCTGGCTCGCCGCCGGCGACGAGCCCTGGCGCGTCTACGCGACCCTCGGCACGCAGTTCAACACGCGCTCGGGGGACCTGCTGCACCGCATCCTCGACGGCCTCGCGACCACCGAGGCGCGGGTGCTGGCGACGGTCGGGCCCTGCGTGGATCCCGCCGCCTTCCCCGGCGCGACCCCGCGCCGCCGCCTCGAGGACTACGTGCCCCAGGGCGCGGTGCTGGATCGCGTGGACGTCGTGATCACGCACGGCGGATCCGGGACGGTCGCCGGCGCGCTCGCCGCCGGCGTCCCGCTCGTCGTGCTGCCCATGGGCGCCGACCAGCGGCTGAACGGCGAGCGGATCGCGCAGCTCGGGGTCGGCCGCATGCTGGACGCGGCGACGGCGACGCCCCAGGAGATCGCCGACGCGGTCCGCGGGATCCGGGACGAGCCGTCCTTCGCGGACGCGGCCGGCCGGATCCGCGACCAGATCGCGGCCCTGCCCCCGGCGGCAGAGGCGCTCCCGGCCTTCGAGGCGCTCCTGGGTCGCTGA
- a CDS encoding NYN domain-containing protein: MTGAKPTAAVYVDGFNLYRRLLTREPSLKWLDVAALCDLLLPSFDVVRVRYFTALIRATAGTDPRSPIRQQAYVRALRTSPRVSVHLGTFRVDKRTMPVHPVRFDADGALVKVNVRKTEEKGSDVNLAAHMLVDAFRRVSDVCFLLSNDSDFTDAFRLVRDEAGTDIGLISPTDRPSASLLGVGPSHIRKIRRGALERSQFPDTIGDSVGEVHRPEAWREIAEAPSGEGASRPEAEATGGVNPC, from the coding sequence ATGACTGGCGCCAAGCCCACGGCTGCCGTCTACGTCGACGGCTTCAACCTCTACCGCCGGCTGCTGACGCGCGAACCGTCGCTGAAGTGGCTGGATGTCGCTGCCCTGTGCGACCTGCTGCTCCCGTCGTTCGACGTCGTCCGCGTCCGGTACTTCACCGCGCTCATCCGGGCCACGGCGGGGACGGACCCTCGGAGCCCCATCCGTCAGCAGGCCTACGTGCGCGCTCTCCGCACCTCGCCGAGGGTCTCCGTCCACCTCGGCACGTTCCGGGTGGACAAGCGGACGATGCCCGTCCATCCGGTCCGGTTCGATGCTGACGGCGCGCTCGTCAAGGTCAACGTGCGGAAGACCGAGGAGAAGGGCTCGGATGTGAACCTCGCCGCCCACATGCTGGTCGACGCCTTCCGCCGAGTCTCCGACGTGTGCTTCTTGCTGTCCAACGACTCGGACTTCACCGACGCCTTCCGCCTCGTCCGAGACGAGGCGGGTACCGACATCGGTCTCATCTCACCGACGGACCGCCCCTCCGCGTCGCTGCTCGGCGTCGGGCCCTCGCACATCAGGAAGATCCGACGCGGGGCGCTCGAGCGATCGCAGTTTCCGGACACCATCGGCGACTCGGTCGGAGAGGTCCACCGACCGGAAGCGTGGCGGGAAATAGCTGAGGCTCCTTCCGGGGAAGGAGCCTCGCGCCCGGAAGCCGAAGCGACCGGGGGTGTGAACCCATGTTAG
- a CDS encoding FAD-dependent oxidoreductase: protein MAGSTGRGRASHHVVIGAGLAGAATAWQLASRGHEVTVLERDRPAGMLGSSHGSARILRYAYDDPFYVRLVRDARVLWDRLERTTGARLVTPTGSVDSGLVRRPAELARVLERVGIEHELMGAREAEDRWPEMSFDSDVLFHPAAGVVDAETAVRTMLDLAVGHGAVVHEGWEAASVERIGAGFAVTSDDGRRVEGDSVVVGAGAWLPELLGGALPLPRAALDRIPPLRVRQEQVFHFPYRQSPYRQGAYMDGPPARSVPTSIHMDERMQVYALPGGRDADHRGHKVAEFDGGRVIPSAAHQDGVVDPANRARVVDWVRRNLPGVEPVPYAEATCLFTSTPSEDFVIDRVDGITIVSPCSGHGAKFAPLIGSLAADAATGERVEPRFALAP, encoded by the coding sequence ATGGCGGGATCCACCGGGCGCGGGCGCGCATCGCACCATGTCGTCATCGGCGCGGGGCTCGCGGGGGCGGCCACCGCCTGGCAGCTCGCGAGCCGCGGGCACGAGGTCACGGTGCTGGAGCGCGACCGGCCGGCGGGAATGCTCGGCAGCTCGCACGGATCCGCGCGCATCCTCCGCTACGCCTACGACGACCCCTTCTACGTGCGCCTGGTACGCGACGCCCGCGTGCTCTGGGACCGGCTCGAGCGCACCACGGGCGCGCGGCTCGTGACCCCGACCGGATCCGTCGACTCCGGCCTCGTGCGCCGCCCCGCCGAGCTCGCGCGCGTGCTCGAGCGCGTCGGCATCGAGCACGAGCTGATGGGCGCACGCGAGGCCGAGGACCGCTGGCCGGAGATGTCCTTCGACTCCGACGTGCTGTTCCACCCGGCCGCGGGAGTGGTCGACGCCGAGACCGCCGTGCGCACGATGCTCGACCTCGCCGTCGGGCACGGCGCCGTCGTGCACGAGGGCTGGGAGGCGGCGTCCGTCGAGCGGATCGGCGCGGGCTTCGCCGTGACCTCCGATGACGGCCGCCGGGTCGAGGGCGACAGCGTGGTCGTGGGCGCCGGCGCCTGGCTGCCCGAGCTGCTCGGCGGGGCGCTGCCGCTGCCGCGTGCCGCGCTCGACCGCATCCCGCCGCTGCGCGTGCGGCAGGAGCAGGTGTTCCATTTCCCGTATCGGCAGAGTCCGTACCGGCAGGGTGCCTACATGGACGGCCCGCCTGCGCGATCCGTGCCGACCTCCATCCACATGGACGAGCGCATGCAGGTCTACGCGCTGCCCGGCGGCCGCGATGCCGACCACCGCGGCCACAAGGTCGCCGAGTTCGACGGCGGGCGCGTGATCCCGTCGGCCGCGCACCAGGACGGCGTCGTGGATCCGGCCAACCGCGCCCGCGTCGTCGACTGGGTGCGCCGCAACCTGCCGGGCGTCGAGCCCGTGCCGTACGCGGAGGCGACGTGCCTGTTCACGAGCACGCCGAGCGAGGACTTCGTGATCGACCGGGTGGACGGGATCACGATCGTCTCGCCGTGCTCCGGCCACGGCGCCAAGTTCGCGCCGCTCATCGGCAGCCTCGCGGCGGACGCGGCGACCGGCGAGCGCGTCGAGCCGCGGTTCGCGCTCGCGCCCTGA
- a CDS encoding acetylxylan esterase: protein MLIEPVDAARAHVSSHVDPDDFDAFWAATLAEAGRHDLDVRLAPVDTDLALVDVQDVTFAGSGGTDVRAWLRTPRGATGPLPTVVSYVGYGGGRGRAEETLIYAAAGYAHLQMDTRGQGSYWSAGDTADHGEAGPAIPGFMTRGIASRDTYYYRRLFTDAVRAVDVARSLDVVDPSRIAVQGGSQGGGMALAVAGLRDDIAAVSAYVPFLCDIERATHITDAYPYHEVVDYLKTHRGRGEDVHAVLRYFDGVAFSRRATAPARFSVGLMDATCPPSTVYGAFNAYAGEKEIVEWEYNGHDGGGIDDELGTLAFLRRRMG from the coding sequence ATGCTCATCGAACCCGTCGACGCCGCCCGCGCGCACGTCAGCAGCCACGTCGACCCGGACGACTTCGACGCGTTCTGGGCCGCCACCCTCGCCGAGGCCGGACGCCACGACCTCGACGTGCGGCTCGCGCCGGTCGACACCGACCTCGCGCTCGTGGACGTGCAGGACGTGACGTTCGCGGGATCCGGCGGCACCGACGTGCGCGCGTGGCTCCGCACCCCGCGCGGCGCGACCGGCCCGCTGCCCACGGTCGTCTCGTACGTCGGCTACGGCGGCGGCCGCGGTCGCGCCGAGGAGACGCTGATCTACGCGGCCGCCGGCTACGCGCACCTGCAGATGGACACGCGCGGCCAGGGCTCGTACTGGAGCGCCGGCGACACCGCCGACCACGGCGAGGCCGGACCCGCGATCCCCGGCTTCATGACCCGCGGCATCGCGTCGCGCGACACCTACTACTACCGCCGCCTCTTCACCGACGCGGTGCGCGCGGTCGACGTGGCGCGCTCGCTCGACGTCGTGGATCCGTCGCGCATCGCCGTGCAGGGCGGCAGCCAGGGCGGCGGCATGGCGCTCGCGGTCGCCGGCCTCCGCGACGACATCGCGGCCGTCTCCGCCTACGTGCCCTTCCTCTGCGACATCGAGCGCGCCACCCACATCACCGACGCGTACCCGTACCACGAGGTCGTCGACTACCTGAAGACGCACCGGGGTCGCGGCGAGGACGTGCACGCGGTGCTGCGGTACTTCGACGGCGTCGCGTTCTCGCGTCGCGCCACCGCGCCCGCCCGGTTCTCGGTGGGCCTGATGGACGCGACCTGCCCGCCCTCCACCGTCTACGGCGCCTTCAACGCGTACGCGGGCGAGAAGGAGATCGTCGAGTGGGAGTACAACGGCCACGACGGCGGCGGCATCGACGACGAGCTCGGGACGCTCGCGTTCCTGCGGCGTCGGATGGGCTGA
- a CDS encoding TetR/AcrR family transcriptional regulator translates to MSAGTGAGTTATATAARRGGKREKPEVRRAMIVEAARAVILRQGLTATGLRDIAAEGGVSVGTVTYHFASVTEILDEVVVLETDRFYASIVEEVDADPDPVHGIRLLVEPLFTGAEDAEAHWRLWSDYWTAVARQPGLTADRLERIRVWEACLVRTIRRGVEGGAFRAVDAPEVALKLAAYSDGIATQLSQKVPGLDNTRALAWIWTFLDAELADGTPLFR, encoded by the coding sequence GTGAGCGCGGGCACCGGGGCGGGCACGACCGCGACCGCGACCGCCGCCCGCCGCGGCGGCAAGCGCGAGAAGCCCGAGGTGCGGCGCGCGATGATCGTCGAGGCCGCGCGCGCGGTGATCCTCCGCCAGGGTCTCACCGCCACCGGCCTCCGCGACATCGCGGCCGAGGGCGGCGTCTCGGTGGGCACGGTGACGTACCACTTCGCGAGCGTGACGGAGATCCTCGACGAGGTCGTCGTGCTCGAGACCGACCGGTTCTACGCGTCGATCGTGGAGGAGGTGGACGCGGATCCGGATCCCGTGCACGGCATCCGCCTGCTGGTCGAGCCGCTCTTCACCGGCGCCGAGGACGCCGAGGCGCACTGGCGGCTCTGGTCGGACTACTGGACCGCCGTCGCGCGCCAGCCCGGCCTGACCGCCGACCGGCTGGAGCGCATCCGCGTGTGGGAGGCGTGCCTCGTCCGCACCATCCGCCGCGGCGTCGAGGGCGGCGCGTTCCGGGCGGTGGACGCGCCCGAGGTCGCGCTCAAGCTCGCGGCCTACAGCGACGGGATCGCGACCCAGCTCTCCCAGAAGGTCCCCGGCCTCGACAACACGCGCGCGCTGGCGTGGATCTGGACCTTCCTCGACGCCGAGCTCGCCGACGGGACGCCGCTCTTCCGCTGA
- a CDS encoding CocE/NonD family hydrolase: protein MTDAARGTSPTGADTGTSDGVTHRDVWIPMPDGTPLHARIWAPATDEPVPALLEYLPYRLDDWTAPRDSERHPWYAAHGYASIRVDIRGTGSSDGLFVDEYSAQELDDGVAVIEWIAAQDWCTGAVGIFGISWGGFNGLQLAARAPEALKAVVTVCSTDDRFDNDVHYMGGAVLGIDMAAWGATMFAFNSRPPRPEVVGAGWVERWRERLEANRPMTPTWLAHQERDDYWRHGSVSEDYSSIDAAVLAVGGWADPYRDAVLRLVENLSSPVKGIVGPWSHQYPDRGLTPGPSIGFLQETLRWWDRWLKGVDTGVEADPALRAFVSDSEPPATSYPERTGRWVAAESWPPPASVAAQPVLPLSAFHGPAAAGDAVVVRSPQRTGLDAGRFFPFGNATDLPPDQRAEDGLSVCFDLLLDEPLDVLGNVLVDLAVTSDLPDANLVVRLCDVAPDGASTLVTRGALNLNSRIDRSRNDPMVPGSEQVVRVALVSTGHAFPAGHRLRIAVSSAYWPWIWPHAREATLVVAPSRSAVTLPVWTRAEDDGVRFEEAERSTPIAIERIPDDSGLPERSVSHDVATGEWTLDVDPGYGGSRIYPDGLVFTESSRETYRITEGDPTSAVAESRWAIGLEKPGWRARLETTSRVTADADAFRVVNTLKAWARDGGPDAPEVLVADRVFDDLVPRTSA, encoded by the coding sequence ATGACCGACGCCGCACGAGGGACGAGCCCGACCGGAGCCGACACCGGGACGTCGGACGGCGTGACGCATCGCGACGTCTGGATCCCGATGCCCGACGGCACCCCCCTGCACGCCCGCATCTGGGCGCCGGCGACCGACGAGCCCGTGCCCGCGCTCCTCGAGTACCTCCCCTACCGGCTCGACGACTGGACCGCCCCGCGCGACAGCGAGCGGCACCCCTGGTACGCGGCGCACGGCTACGCGTCCATCCGCGTCGACATCCGCGGCACGGGATCCTCCGACGGCCTGTTCGTCGACGAGTACTCCGCGCAGGAGCTCGACGACGGCGTCGCGGTGATCGAGTGGATCGCCGCGCAGGACTGGTGCACGGGCGCCGTCGGGATCTTCGGGATCTCGTGGGGCGGCTTCAACGGCCTGCAGCTCGCGGCCCGCGCCCCCGAGGCCCTCAAGGCCGTCGTCACGGTGTGCTCCACCGACGACCGCTTCGACAACGACGTGCACTACATGGGCGGCGCGGTGCTCGGCATCGACATGGCCGCGTGGGGCGCGACGATGTTCGCGTTCAACTCCCGGCCGCCCCGGCCCGAGGTCGTGGGCGCCGGCTGGGTCGAGCGCTGGCGCGAGCGCCTCGAGGCGAACCGGCCGATGACGCCCACCTGGCTCGCGCACCAGGAGCGCGACGACTACTGGCGGCACGGCAGCGTGTCCGAGGACTACTCCTCGATCGACGCCGCGGTGCTCGCCGTCGGCGGGTGGGCGGATCCGTACCGCGACGCCGTCCTGCGCCTCGTCGAGAACCTGTCCTCTCCCGTGAAGGGCATCGTCGGCCCGTGGTCGCACCAGTACCCGGACCGCGGCCTGACGCCGGGCCCGTCGATCGGCTTCCTGCAGGAGACGCTGCGCTGGTGGGACCGCTGGCTGAAGGGCGTCGACACCGGCGTGGAGGCGGATCCCGCGCTCCGCGCCTTCGTCAGCGACTCCGAGCCGCCCGCCACGAGCTACCCCGAGCGCACCGGGCGCTGGGTCGCCGCGGAGTCGTGGCCGCCGCCCGCGTCCGTCGCGGCGCAGCCCGTGCTGCCGCTGTCCGCGTTCCACGGGCCGGCCGCCGCGGGCGACGCCGTCGTGGTGCGCTCGCCCCAGCGCACCGGGCTCGACGCCGGCCGCTTCTTCCCCTTCGGCAACGCGACCGACCTGCCGCCCGACCAGCGCGCGGAGGACGGCCTCTCCGTCTGCTTCGACCTGCTGCTCGACGAGCCGCTCGACGTGCTCGGCAACGTGCTCGTCGACCTCGCGGTCACGAGCGACCTGCCCGACGCGAACCTCGTGGTGCGACTCTGCGACGTGGCGCCCGACGGCGCGTCCACCCTCGTGACGCGCGGCGCGCTCAACCTGAACTCGCGGATCGACCGCTCCCGGAACGACCCGATGGTGCCGGGCTCCGAGCAGGTCGTGCGCGTGGCGCTCGTCTCCACGGGGCACGCGTTCCCGGCCGGGCACCGGCTGCGGATCGCGGTGTCGTCGGCGTACTGGCCGTGGATCTGGCCGCACGCCCGCGAGGCGACCCTCGTCGTCGCGCCCTCCCGCAGCGCCGTGACCCTGCCGGTCTGGACGCGCGCGGAGGACGACGGCGTGCGCTTCGAGGAGGCCGAGCGGTCGACGCCCATCGCGATCGAGCGCATACCCGACGACTCCGGCCTGCCCGAGCGCAGCGTCTCCCACGACGTCGCGACGGGCGAGTGGACGCTCGACGTCGACCCCGGCTACGGCGGATCCCGGATCTACCCCGACGGCCTCGTCTTCACCGAGTCGAGCCGAGAGACGTACCGGATCACCGAGGGCGACCCGACGTCGGCCGTCGCCGAGTCGCGCTGGGCGATCGGCCTCGAGAAGCCCGGCTGGCGCGCGCGCCTGGAGACGACGTCGCGCGTGACGGCCGACGCCGACGCGTTCCGCGTCGTGAACACGCTCAAGGCCTGGGCGCGCGACGGCGGCCCGGATGCGCCCGAGGTGCTCGTGGCCGACCGCGTGTTCGACGACCTCGTGCCGCGGACGTCCGCGTGA